One part of the Haliotis asinina isolate JCU_RB_2024 chromosome 2, JCU_Hal_asi_v2, whole genome shotgun sequence genome encodes these proteins:
- the LOC137271611 gene encoding methyltransferase-like protein 27: MAQKDSEEAVSTAYYLMGDEETSRDEIIDRFSQNSQRYDKIMEAVNHMSPTLTAQTTAELFPSNRKDVYILDVAAGTGLCAEKLYSHGFQKMDALEPSNRMLDEAMKKGLYGRYFIEALGESALNIANDTYDAVTISAMSSMVLIKLPKEAFEELIRIVKPGGFVINTAFSNVLSDGGDANAVLLRENMKTLEDQGKWKHVELKHFPHVVLGNNMSVSVHKVLT, translated from the exons ATGGCACAGAAGGACAGTGAGGAAGCTGTGTCCACGGCGTACTACCTTATGGGGGACGAAGAAACTAGCAGAGATGAGATCATTGACCGGTTTTCTCAAAACAGCCAGCGATATGACAAG ATTATGGAAGCTGTGAACCACATGAGTCCAACCCTGACTGCCCAAACAACTGCGGAGCTGTTTCCTAGCAACAGAAAAGATGTTTATATCCTGGATGTGGCAGCTGGAACAGGGCTTTGTGCAGAAAAG CTTTACTCTCATGGCTTTCAAAAAATGGACGCTCTTGAACCGTCAAACAGAATGTTGGATGAAGCAATGAAGAAAGGCCTGTATGGTCGATACTTCATCGAGGCTTTAGGAGAAAGTGCCCTGAATATTGCAAATG ATACATATGACGCAGTTACAATATCAGCGATGAGCTCAATGGTGCTGATAAAGCTGCCCAAAGAAGCGTTTGAAGAGCTCATCCGCATTGTCAAAC CAGGTGGTTTCGTCATTAACACAGCCTTCTCCAACGTATTATCTGATGGTGGCGATGCCAACGCGGTGTTACTGAGGGAAAACATGAAGACCCTGGAGGACCAAGGGAAATGGAAGCATGTAGAACTTAAACACTTCCCGCATGTCGTCCTTGGAAATAACATGTCTGTTTCAGTCCACAAGGTCCTGACATGA